In Nostoc sp. UHCC 0926, a single genomic region encodes these proteins:
- a CDS encoding peptidoglycan-binding domain-containing protein, with protein sequence MLDLFISTYLIFVKQDTLNGSLVAKEPRSMAVSSPEVIRHILIGLGYLAPEIDPKPDLTKFAPWKRNNNSLTDDLTEDAIKKFQKQYSQKLVVNGNADSETRTVMEDTVKGLQNRLKFHGFATNSEIPLDKPFYGPATYTAVKKFQKSQGLTENGIATIVQRQILQQPSLTDKPQPQSQLKLIDLCFQFQKNPQNPSYIAALNNLQQNLPKDVLHKVTNKWRGTNDQNPEIVKLTNVFTYYDDNNANHRDALNHLQSQITPAISQAFLSLWNKK encoded by the coding sequence ATGTTAGATTTATTTATTTCTACTTACTTAATTTTTGTAAAACAAGATACATTAAATGGTAGCTTAGTAGCAAAGGAACCAAGAAGTATGGCCGTTAGTAGCCCTGAAGTCATCCGTCATATATTGATCGGGCTGGGATATTTAGCTCCTGAGATTGATCCTAAGCCTGATCTCACAAAATTTGCTCCCTGGAAGAGGAACAATAACTCCTTGACAGATGATCTTACCGAAGACGCGATTAAAAAGTTTCAGAAACAGTACTCACAAAAACTTGTGGTAAATGGTAACGCTGATTCAGAGACTCGAACTGTAATGGAAGATACAGTCAAAGGGCTTCAGAATAGATTGAAGTTTCACGGTTTTGCAACCAATTCCGAAATTCCTCTAGACAAGCCCTTTTATGGGCCAGCCACTTATACAGCAGTCAAGAAATTTCAGAAATCTCAGGGTTTAACTGAAAATGGCATTGCCACTATTGTACAGCGTCAAATTCTACAGCAACCTAGTCTAACAGATAAGCCGCAGCCACAGTCACAACTCAAGCTGATAGATTTGTGCTTCCAATTCCAAAAGAATCCTCAAAATCCTTCTTACATCGCAGCGTTAAATAACTTACAACAAAATCTACCCAAGGACGTTTTACACAAAGTTACTAACAAATGGAGGGGGACAAATGATCAAAATCCTGAGATTGTAAAGCTGACTAATGTATTTACTTATTATGATGACAACAATGCAAACCATCGTGATGCACTAAATCACTTACAAAGTCAGATTACCCCAGCTATCTCTCAAGCATTTTTAAGTCTCTGGAATAAGAAGTAA
- a CDS encoding GAF domain-containing protein: MISNPEQDLPLCRHEESLLRRITNRIRRSLELKEIITVTTAEVRSLLKTDRVMIYKFHADDSGQVIAESIYENRLPSLLGLNFPADDIPPTARELFLKSRVRSVVNLDTQEIGQSHLHELENGETISEDIRYRPVDPCHVEYLSAMGVKSSVVAPIIYQDQLWGLLVSHHSESRQISEYELEGVQMVVDQLSVAIAQSTLLTQVRKTAERETIINRIATLLHSLPTIVLQPALEAAVAAFNGVGGRLCIRNAAFDSHNGNLTSLTECLIPGNTCIKLYICGQQPVMPEQTIYPLIEQYSVWQEHYKSSNYDVWPILDIYQTSSLRTLQVAFQPTKIRSMLMIPLQYRQQLLGYLSIFRDEIDTETLWAGQYDSDQRQLYPRQSFQVWRESKKAQAQKWTLEEIELARDLGKHFASAVQQYELYQQVQAFNENLEKQVKKRTIELQRTTEQQQAVFKVISEIRESLDTNTIFQTTTKEVCQLIKADRVSVYRFDSNWGGEFVGDFEAASPYWSNESELGINTVWNDTYLQDTQGGRYRNNETFAVDDIYSMGFAQCHIDNLEQFQIHAFVLAPIFVGQKLWGLLATYQHTGPRQWKASEVNFLSQIAGQMGVALQQAELLTQTKQQTLSLRQAAEQQRVLFEVVAKIRESLDLDMIFQTTTQEICKSLQADRVAVYRFHPDWSGEYIAEFVGDGWVKLVGCDLKTVWEDSYLQETQGGRYRHNESYIVDDIYQAGHSECHVAALEQLQARAYAIAPIFIGQQLWGLLAGYQNSAPRHWEASEIKFITQIANQLGVALQQAQLHNQTKEQTEKLALALHDLKQTQTQLIQTEKMSSLGQLVAGVAHEINNPVNFIYGNINHVNDYTQDLLSILDLYLQNCPNPNPEIRDRSEEIDLEFLIEDLPKTLSSMKIGIDRIRQIVLGLRNFSRLDHAEKKPVNIHEGIDSTLLILQHRLKAKPESPAIKLVKEYSDLPLVECYAGPLNQVFMNVLSNAIDALEDYRESESKPHSHQITIRTALGELEGNVNSVVIRIADNGSGIPEALKARICDPFFTTKPVGKGTGLGLSISYQIVVDKHGGVFKCDSQPGLGTEFWIEIPIIQITKSHNQLP, encoded by the coding sequence ATGATTTCCAACCCTGAACAAGATTTGCCCTTATGTCGCCATGAAGAAAGTTTACTACGCCGCATTACAAACCGTATCCGACGAAGCTTAGAGTTGAAAGAAATTATCACAGTCACAACGGCAGAGGTGCGATCGCTACTAAAAACTGACCGAGTGATGATTTACAAATTTCATGCCGATGATAGTGGTCAAGTGATTGCTGAGTCAATTTACGAAAATCGGTTGCCGTCGCTATTGGGGCTGAACTTTCCTGCTGATGATATTCCGCCCACCGCCCGTGAACTATTTCTTAAATCACGAGTGCGTTCTGTTGTTAATCTTGATACTCAAGAGATTGGTCAAAGTCACTTGCATGAGTTGGAAAATGGAGAAACTATATCAGAAGATATCCGTTACCGCCCTGTAGATCCATGTCATGTTGAGTACTTGAGTGCGATGGGGGTCAAATCTTCTGTAGTAGCGCCGATTATTTATCAAGATCAACTTTGGGGGCTGCTGGTATCTCACCATTCTGAGTCACGCCAGATTTCAGAATATGAACTGGAAGGTGTACAGATGGTAGTAGATCAACTTTCAGTAGCGATCGCTCAAAGTACCCTGCTCACTCAAGTCCGCAAAACAGCCGAACGAGAAACTATCATTAACCGCATTGCTACCCTGCTGCATTCACTACCCACTATTGTATTACAGCCAGCCCTAGAAGCGGCTGTTGCTGCCTTTAATGGTGTTGGTGGCAGGCTTTGTATTAGAAATGCAGCTTTTGATTCCCACAATGGCAACCTGACCAGCTTAACAGAATGCTTAATACCAGGAAATACTTGTATCAAGCTTTATATTTGTGGACAGCAACCTGTGATGCCAGAACAAACTATATATCCACTCATAGAGCAGTATAGCGTCTGGCAGGAACACTACAAGTCAAGTAACTACGATGTTTGGCCGATTTTAGATATATATCAAACTTCTAGCTTGCGAACTTTGCAAGTTGCTTTTCAACCAACTAAAATTCGCAGCATGTTGATGATTCCACTCCAGTATCGTCAGCAGTTGCTAGGCTATTTAAGTATTTTCCGCGATGAAATCGATACAGAAACCCTGTGGGCGGGGCAGTATGACAGCGATCAAAGGCAACTGTACCCCCGACAATCCTTTCAGGTTTGGCGCGAATCTAAAAAAGCACAAGCTCAAAAATGGACGCTCGAAGAGATTGAACTGGCTAGAGACCTCGGTAAACACTTTGCTTCAGCAGTTCAGCAGTATGAACTATACCAACAAGTGCAAGCCTTCAATGAAAATTTAGAAAAACAAGTTAAAAAACGCACAATTGAATTACAACGGACAACTGAACAACAACAGGCTGTATTTAAAGTCATTTCCGAAATTCGGGAATCTCTTGACACAAATACCATTTTTCAAACAACCACTAAAGAGGTTTGTCAATTAATCAAAGCTGATCGCGTTTCTGTTTATCGTTTCGATTCTAATTGGGGTGGTGAATTTGTCGGGGATTTCGAGGCTGCTAGTCCATACTGGTCCAATGAGTCTGAACTAGGTATTAATACAGTTTGGAATGATACCTACCTACAAGACACACAAGGAGGACGTTACCGCAACAATGAAACATTTGCAGTTGATGACATCTACAGTATGGGGTTTGCCCAGTGTCATATCGATAATCTAGAACAGTTTCAAATTCACGCTTTTGTGCTTGCTCCGATTTTTGTTGGGCAAAAACTTTGGGGTTTGCTGGCAACTTATCAACACACTGGCCCCCGGCAATGGAAAGCCTCTGAAGTTAACTTTCTCAGTCAGATTGCTGGCCAAATGGGAGTAGCACTTCAGCAAGCAGAATTACTCACGCAAACAAAACAGCAGACGTTAAGTTTGCGACAAGCGGCAGAACAACAACGGGTATTGTTTGAAGTTGTTGCGAAAATCCGGGAATCTCTTGACTTAGATATGATTTTTCAAACTACCACTCAAGAAATTTGCAAATCACTGCAAGCGGATCGTGTGGCTGTCTATCGCTTTCATCCAGATTGGAGTGGTGAATATATCGCCGAGTTTGTGGGTGATGGTTGGGTAAAACTTGTAGGTTGTGATCTCAAGACAGTTTGGGAAGATAGCTATTTACAGGAAACTCAAGGTGGACGATATCGCCATAATGAAAGCTATATAGTTGATGACATCTATCAAGCTGGTCACTCTGAGTGCCACGTTGCGGCTCTGGAGCAATTACAGGCAAGAGCCTATGCGATCGCACCTATATTTATCGGGCAACAGCTATGGGGCTTGCTAGCAGGTTATCAGAACTCTGCACCCCGCCACTGGGAAGCCTCGGAAATTAAGTTCATCACTCAAATTGCTAATCAGCTTGGGGTTGCACTCCAACAAGCCCAATTGCATAATCAGACTAAGGAACAGACAGAAAAGCTGGCTCTAGCTCTGCATGATTTAAAGCAAACTCAAACCCAACTGATCCAAACTGAGAAAATGTCCTCACTGGGTCAATTGGTAGCTGGTGTTGCTCACGAAATTAATAACCCGGTGAACTTCATTTATGGCAACATCAACCATGTCAATGATTATACCCAAGATTTACTCAGTATACTAGACCTATATTTGCAAAACTGCCCTAACCCCAACCCTGAGATTCGCGATCGCTCAGAAGAAATAGACTTAGAATTTCTCATTGAGGATTTGCCTAAAACTCTATCTTCTATGAAAATTGGGATTGATCGCATCCGTCAAATAGTCTTGGGTTTACGGAATTTCTCCCGCCTTGACCACGCAGAAAAAAAGCCAGTTAATATTCATGAGGGCATTGATAGCACCTTGCTAATTTTGCAGCATCGCTTGAAAGCAAAACCGGAAAGTCCGGCTATTAAATTAGTCAAAGAGTACAGTGACTTGCCCTTAGTAGAGTGCTATGCTGGCCCACTGAATCAGGTATTTATGAATGTTTTAAGCAATGCGATCGATGCCCTAGAAGATTACAGGGAATCTGAATCGAAACCTCATAGCCATCAAATTACTATCCGTACTGCTCTTGGTGAGCTTGAAGGCAATGTCAATAGCGTAGTAATTCGCATTGCAGACAATGGCTCAGGAATACCCGAAGCCCTAAAGGCAAGAATCTGCGACCCATTTTTCACTACTAAGCCAGTAGGAAAAGGCACTGGCTTGGGGTTGTCAATTAGTTACCAGATTGTGGTGGATAAACACGGTGGTGTGTTTAAATGTGATTCTCAGCCAGGGTTAGGTACAGAATTTTGGATTGAAATTCCGATTATACAAATCACCAAATCGCACAATCAACTCCCGTAG
- a CDS encoding TRC40/GET3/ArsA family transport-energizing ATPase — translation MRVILMTGKGGVGKTSVAAATGLRCAELGYRTLVLSTDPAHSLADSFDIEMGHVPREIRPNLWGAELDALQELEGNWGAVKRYITQVLQARGLDGVQAEELAILPGMDEIFGLVRMKRHYDEGEFDVLIIDSAPTGTALRLLSLPEVGGWYMRRFYKPFQNISVALRPLVEPFFRPIAGFSLPDKEVMDAPYEFYEQIEALEKVLTDNTQTSVRLVTNPEKMVIKESLRAHAYLSLYNVATDLVVANRIIPSEVQDPFFQRWKESQEQYRQEIHDNFHPLPVKEVPLFSEEMCGLASLERLKETLYKDEDPTQVYYKETTMRVVQEQNQYSLELYLPGIPKNQVQLSKNGDELNITIGNHRRNLVLPQALAALQPGGAKMEDDYLKIRFTDNIRV, via the coding sequence ATGCGTGTAATTTTAATGACCGGCAAAGGCGGGGTGGGCAAAACTTCCGTTGCTGCTGCAACTGGACTCCGTTGTGCAGAATTAGGTTATCGAACATTGGTTTTAAGTACAGACCCAGCTCACTCCCTGGCAGACAGTTTTGACATAGAAATGGGACATGTACCCCGAGAAATTCGTCCAAATCTGTGGGGTGCAGAACTGGATGCGCTGCAAGAACTAGAGGGAAATTGGGGTGCTGTGAAACGTTACATTACCCAAGTTTTACAGGCAAGGGGTTTAGATGGCGTACAGGCAGAAGAATTGGCAATTTTACCAGGCATGGATGAGATTTTTGGCTTGGTAAGGATGAAACGCCATTACGATGAAGGTGAGTTTGATGTTTTAATTATCGACTCAGCCCCCACTGGCACAGCACTGCGGTTGCTGAGTTTACCTGAAGTCGGTGGCTGGTATATGCGCCGTTTTTACAAACCATTTCAAAACATCTCCGTAGCACTTCGACCTCTGGTTGAACCTTTTTTTAGACCAATTGCTGGTTTTTCGCTACCAGATAAAGAGGTGATGGATGCACCTTATGAGTTTTATGAACAAATTGAAGCTCTGGAAAAAGTATTAACAGACAATACTCAAACCTCAGTGCGTCTGGTCACTAATCCCGAAAAGATGGTCATTAAAGAGTCTCTCCGGGCCCATGCTTATTTGAGTTTGTATAATGTTGCAACAGATTTAGTAGTGGCTAATCGGATTATTCCCAGTGAAGTCCAAGACCCATTTTTCCAACGTTGGAAGGAAAGTCAGGAACAATATCGCCAGGAAATTCATGATAATTTCCACCCTCTACCTGTGAAAGAAGTTCCACTTTTTTCTGAGGAAATGTGCGGATTGGCTTCATTAGAACGCCTGAAGGAAACCCTTTATAAAGATGAAGATCCAACTCAGGTTTATTATAAAGAAACGACTATGAGAGTCGTGCAAGAGCAAAACCAATACAGTTTAGAACTTTACTTACCTGGTATTCCTAAAAACCAAGTTCAACTGAGTAAAAATGGGGACGAATTAAACATTACTATTGGCAACCACCGTCGTAACTTAGTTTTGCCGCAAGCCTTAGCAGCACTACAACCAGGAGGGGCAAAGATGGAAGACGACTATCTTAAAATCCGTTTTACTGACAACATAAGAGTTTAA
- a CDS encoding ABC transporter substrate-binding protein, translating to MKKAIAHQTALLFTCSILLVACGKSASNEANSANNPTATTGAANGIPIGIAFAQTSNVSLLGQEGTDGVKIAQKYFNDKGGINGRPIKLVYQDTGGDEVGAINAFQSLISKDKVVGIVGPTLSQQAFSADPVAERNQVPVIGASNTAKGIPEIGDYVARVSSSVAVVAPYSVKAALKQNPNLKRVAVFYAQNDAFNKSETEIFQKTVRNLGLDLVTVQKFQTTDTDFQAQASGAINLKPDLAIISGLAVDGGNLVKQLRELGYKGIIVGGNGFNTSHIFSVCRALCDGVIVAQAYSPVYASEINTAFRKAYLEQYHREPPQVSAQAFAALQVYVEALQSLDKKSNINKLTLPQLRTELNKELLRGKYQTPLGEIAFTPVGDVIQKEFYVAQLKMEPNGINGKFSFLRAN from the coding sequence ATGAAAAAAGCGATCGCACATCAAACTGCCTTACTATTTACATGCTCTATACTGCTGGTAGCTTGTGGTAAAAGTGCCAGTAATGAAGCAAATTCTGCAAATAATCCAACGGCGACAACAGGTGCAGCTAATGGTATTCCTATCGGTATCGCCTTTGCACAAACGAGCAATGTATCATTACTTGGTCAAGAAGGAACTGATGGAGTAAAAATTGCCCAGAAGTATTTTAATGACAAAGGAGGTATCAATGGTAGACCAATTAAATTAGTCTATCAAGATACTGGTGGCGATGAAGTTGGAGCCATTAATGCTTTTCAAAGTTTAATTAGTAAAGATAAAGTTGTTGGCATTGTTGGCCCTACCTTATCACAACAAGCTTTTAGCGCTGACCCTGTAGCAGAACGTAATCAAGTCCCAGTTATTGGAGCATCAAACACTGCTAAAGGCATTCCTGAAATTGGTGATTATGTGGCTCGTGTTTCTTCATCTGTTGCTGTCGTCGCTCCTTATTCAGTGAAAGCTGCACTCAAGCAAAATCCTAATTTAAAAAGAGTAGCTGTATTCTACGCTCAAAATGACGCTTTCAATAAGTCGGAAACAGAAATTTTTCAGAAAACAGTTAGAAATTTAGGATTAGATTTAGTCACAGTCCAAAAGTTTCAAACTACAGATACCGACTTTCAAGCTCAAGCCAGCGGTGCTATTAATTTAAAACCAGATTTAGCGATTATATCCGGGTTAGCTGTAGATGGAGGTAATTTAGTTAAACAATTACGAGAACTTGGTTATAAAGGAATAATTGTTGGTGGCAATGGTTTTAACACATCCCATATATTTTCTGTGTGCAGAGCGCTTTGTGATGGCGTGATTGTGGCTCAAGCTTATAGCCCTGTGTATGCCAGTGAAATTAACACCGCATTTCGCAAAGCCTACCTTGAACAATATCATAGAGAACCACCCCAAGTAAGTGCTCAAGCTTTTGCTGCATTACAGGTATATGTAGAAGCTCTTCAATCTTTAGATAAAAAAAGCAACATTAACAAATTGACACTGCCACAGTTGCGTACAGAATTGAATAAAGAGTTACTAAGAGGAAAATATCAAACTCCTCTCGGTGAAATTGCTTTTACACCAGTAGGTGATGTAATTCAAAAAGAGTTTTACGTTGCACAACTCAAGATGGAACCAAACGGTATCAATGGTAAGTTTTCTTTTTTAAGAGCTAATTAG